The following are from one region of the Ruficoccus sp. ZRK36 genome:
- a CDS encoding PEP-CTERM sorting domain-containing protein — MSVLMVAEHPNSFCMGSVVAINNPQEIIVMHHTPKLVHLLPLIALPLAFSALHAQETVWIGGTDLLWSTDANWDTGTAPVGVNTALLNDTTTDRTIIYDAGANSTVDAIEMTQTSAFTNKVSFQRFTVVNQAITLSASGGGTTIMALDSDSAGANQTLRANGGIDLQSGGVLELNFGANTSSSSYVPKVVGDVDVSGGTLSVGALPSIQTSGSGLATVDGSLSISSGTIYIDNSTDNGSNGDIRLTVTGNFNATGGSLVTSGSGKGLLLLGGTSNSWSDFTFDPSYGVQLGAEADQSLTGLSTTNGLIYLRGSGIKTIATATGATIGDLQFINSKSTLPTAISLKLGSDMTQSAGSQLIQEVTNSHAGVAELGIDVDGHVFDMTPATGTSSSKGTDGVWRPNTTTSYGSNWTLSSTTSGGQIKALGFDFSAPDVTVSVGSGLTLNAAGGDGTANNLGSGSALDSASVFQYSGGASTANKATLTSGRSIGELYVENGALAIIGTTFNAAGGIRVDDGGVLDLTTTTVSTDTITIEATSTGSGQIAVASGYTYQGDLLINFTSHDGSTDVYTIFGLSGGTNGDFSTVTLTGLYDLSLTLDGTDWTGSNGEYSFDFSQATGLLTISAIPEPSTMALLAGVAGLGLAVARRFRRAD; from the coding sequence ATGTCTGTTCTTATGGTGGCCGAGCATCCCAACAGCTTCTGTATGGGTTCTGTCGTGGCCATCAATAACCCCCAAGAAATCATCGTTATGCATCACACCCCGAAACTTGTTCATTTACTCCCTCTGATCGCCCTTCCACTCGCATTCTCAGCGCTACACGCACAAGAAACCGTCTGGATCGGTGGCACAGATTTACTCTGGTCCACCGACGCAAACTGGGACACCGGAACCGCACCGGTCGGAGTTAACACAGCGCTGTTGAACGATACGACCACTGATCGCACAATCATCTACGACGCCGGAGCAAATTCGACGGTCGATGCGATCGAGATGACCCAGACCTCTGCTTTCACCAACAAGGTGAGCTTTCAACGGTTTACCGTCGTCAACCAAGCCATTACCTTATCCGCATCAGGCGGAGGGACGACCATCATGGCACTCGATTCGGACAGCGCAGGAGCTAACCAAACTCTTCGTGCCAACGGCGGTATCGACCTTCAAAGTGGTGGGGTCCTTGAGCTGAACTTTGGTGCAAACACATCATCCAGCTCCTACGTCCCCAAGGTCGTAGGCGATGTTGATGTATCCGGTGGCACTTTATCAGTCGGTGCCTTACCGTCCATTCAAACCAGTGGCAGTGGGCTGGCCACCGTGGACGGAAGCCTGTCCATTTCAAGCGGGACAATCTACATCGATAATAGCACAGACAACGGCAGCAACGGAGATATCCGCCTGACCGTGACGGGTAACTTCAACGCGACAGGCGGTTCCCTCGTCACCAGTGGCAGCGGCAAAGGACTTCTCCTGCTGGGGGGCACCTCGAATAGCTGGAGTGATTTCACATTTGATCCCAGCTATGGCGTCCAGCTCGGCGCTGAAGCCGATCAGAGCCTAACCGGGCTATCGACAACCAATGGCCTCATCTACCTGCGTGGCTCCGGCATCAAGACGATTGCCACAGCGACTGGCGCAACCATCGGTGATTTACAATTCATCAACAGCAAGTCAACCCTCCCCACAGCTATCAGCCTTAAGCTGGGCTCCGACATGACCCAATCCGCAGGCTCCCAGCTCATCCAGGAAGTCACGAACAGCCATGCAGGCGTCGCAGAACTGGGCATTGATGTGGATGGCCATGTCTTTGACATGACGCCGGCCACAGGGACCAGCTCCTCAAAAGGCACCGATGGCGTCTGGAGGCCCAATACAACGACGAGCTATGGAAGTAACTGGACGCTCTCTTCCACGACATCGGGTGGTCAGATCAAGGCGCTTGGCTTTGATTTCAGCGCACCAGACGTAACTGTGTCCGTCGGCTCGGGTCTCACCCTGAATGCCGCTGGCGGCGATGGCACCGCCAATAACCTGGGCTCGGGCTCGGCCTTAGACTCAGCTTCCGTGTTCCAGTACTCGGGTGGCGCCTCAACCGCCAATAAGGCTACCCTCACCTCCGGCCGCTCAATAGGCGAACTCTATGTCGAGAACGGCGCCCTCGCCATTATCGGCACCACCTTTAACGCAGCGGGTGGCATCCGGGTGGATGATGGCGGCGTGCTGGATCTCACCACGACGACCGTCTCCACCGACACCATAACCATCGAGGCGACCAGCACGGGCTCTGGCCAGATTGCGGTGGCAAGCGGCTACACCTATCAGGGAGACTTGCTGATTAATTTCACATCCCATGACGGCTCTACCGATGTATACACTATTTTCGGTCTGTCTGGAGGCACCAACGGCGACTTCAGCACGGTAACGCTCACGGGCCTTTATGACCTGTCATTGACTCTCGATGGCACGGATTGGACGGGCTCGAATGGCGAGTACAGTTTTGATTTCTCGCAGGCAACCGGCTTGCTCACGATTTCCGCGATTCCTGAGCCCTCAACGATGGCCCTCCTGGCTGGAGTCGCTGGACTAGGCCTCGCAGTCGCTCGCCGCTTCCGCAGGGCCGACTAA
- a CDS encoding heparin lyase I family protein — translation MKAHLYRIPILVALVVAALITPMSESNAYRYADIDLEFATVDNESWNLTDSGVLFKEKQIDHNNVSKPYLSSWTPHEPGRSLKFQINPLSPDTGLKQRVEYYAYRSAPFEQTIHIGFSFSVHSDPSEIKSWVLISQIQQMGYFVSPFVGLELRNNNGQMELVLIARNTSYYWIDGSNGPNGGRIELGSFPIEKDDWYDVVLKAHPDPDGDGVIALYLDGELVVDWTGALGFPEGFLGRPFIETFQNAFGIYRKAQEGELIVYIDNYRVSDVIFSAVP, via the coding sequence ATGAAAGCTCATTTATACAGAATACCTATACTTGTCGCTCTTGTCGTAGCAGCACTCATTACCCCCATGTCGGAATCCAATGCCTATCGCTACGCTGACATCGACCTGGAGTTTGCCACCGTGGATAATGAGTCATGGAACCTGACCGACAGTGGCGTGCTGTTTAAAGAAAAACAGATCGATCACAACAACGTATCCAAACCGTACCTATCCAGCTGGACTCCACACGAGCCGGGGCGCAGTTTAAAATTTCAAATCAATCCACTCTCGCCCGATACGGGGCTTAAACAGAGAGTCGAATACTACGCGTACCGCAGCGCGCCCTTTGAGCAAACGATACACATCGGGTTCAGCTTCTCCGTGCACTCGGACCCCAGTGAGATTAAAAGCTGGGTGTTGATTTCTCAAATCCAGCAGATGGGGTACTTTGTCTCTCCATTCGTCGGGCTGGAGCTAAGGAACAATAATGGTCAAATGGAGCTCGTCCTGATCGCCCGCAACACAAGCTACTACTGGATAGACGGCTCAAATGGTCCGAATGGAGGGCGCATCGAGCTGGGCAGCTTCCCGATCGAAAAGGATGACTGGTATGATGTCGTGTTAAAGGCACACCCTGATCCTGATGGAGATGGCGTGATCGCCCTGTATCTGGATGGTGAATTAGTCGTCGATTGGACGGGGGCTTTGGGATTCCCGGAGGGTTTCCTGGGCAGGCCGTTCATTGAGACTTTCCAGAATGCCTTTGGAATCTACAGAAAAGCTCAAGAGGGAGAATTGATCGTATACATCGACAATTATCGAGTATCAGATGTCATATTCTCAGCAGTACCATAA
- a CDS encoding thermonuclease family protein, which produces MLPFTVWGWPAKAVRVIDGDTLLVQRLEVDEPEPAVRVRLAGIDAPELKNDGGEAAKEALEKLVKGRVLEVHPIEYGKYGRLIADLTFPDKKGKPVHIPAVLVKTGHAVLVDW; this is translated from the coding sequence ATGCTCCCCTTTACGGTGTGGGGGTGGCCAGCCAAGGCGGTGCGGGTGATTGACGGGGACACGTTGCTCGTGCAACGGCTGGAGGTGGACGAGCCGGAGCCGGCCGTGCGAGTGCGTCTGGCCGGGATAGATGCCCCTGAGCTGAAAAACGACGGGGGCGAAGCGGCCAAGGAGGCACTGGAAAAGCTGGTAAAGGGGCGCGTGCTGGAGGTCCACCCTATCGAATACGGGAAGTACGGGCGACTTATCGCGGACCTGACCTTTCCGGATAAAAAGGGAAAGCCAGTCCATATCCCCGCCGTCCTGGTGAAAACCGGGCATGCGGTGTTGGTGGACTGGTGA
- a CDS encoding MazG nucleotide pyrophosphohydrolase domain-containing protein, producing MSTQPLTFSQLAAANLERGLEWTGKNRAELEFSTIEMCGEAGEVADAVKKFLRAQRGMKGGIEGVQALRAIGEELADVVICAERVADSLGLDLGECVRNKFNQTSEKHGFKTRLS from the coding sequence ATGAGTACACAACCACTGACATTCTCACAGTTGGCCGCCGCCAACCTTGAACGCGGGCTTGAGTGGACCGGCAAAAACCGGGCCGAGCTGGAGTTCTCCACCATCGAAATGTGTGGAGAGGCCGGAGAGGTCGCCGACGCCGTGAAAAAGTTTCTCCGCGCTCAGCGCGGAATGAAGGGCGGGATTGAAGGCGTCCAGGCCCTCCGCGCCATCGGCGAGGAGCTGGCCGACGTTGTCATCTGCGCCGAGCGCGTGGCCGACTCTCTCGGCCTCGACCTGGGCGAATGCGTCCGCAACAAATTCAACCAAACCAGCGAGAAGCACGGCTTCAAAACCCGACTATCATGA
- a CDS encoding class I SAM-dependent methyltransferase, translating to MPITLTDDVRSVLERSTITADSLTLPPEQLDRKLYEAVNKVLVAAGGKWNRKAKAHIFESDPRQRLELALASSRITSEKQELQAFYTPAAVAARVVKLACVSGCTVLEPSAGAGALAKECKAQGARSVDAVEINRDCAKHLVQACDNFVIRDFLSLTPEPYYDRVVMNPPFTKNQDIDHVRHAIQFVRPGGRLVAIMAGNAERKSFTAMTDDMGDDEVTISMLPDGSFKEAGTSARTLLIIIHKKNLKS from the coding sequence ATGCCAATCACTCTCACAGACGATGTTCGGTCCGTCCTCGAACGCTCAACCATTACCGCAGATAGCCTGACGCTTCCGCCTGAACAGTTGGACCGCAAACTATATGAAGCGGTCAACAAGGTACTCGTGGCGGCGGGCGGGAAGTGGAACCGCAAGGCAAAGGCCCATATCTTCGAGTCAGATCCACGCCAACGCCTTGAGCTCGCGCTTGCGTCGAGTAGGATCACCAGCGAGAAGCAGGAACTACAGGCGTTCTACACGCCTGCCGCAGTGGCCGCCCGCGTGGTGAAACTGGCCTGCGTCAGCGGCTGCACGGTGCTTGAACCGAGTGCCGGGGCTGGAGCACTGGCAAAAGAGTGCAAAGCTCAGGGAGCCCGCAGTGTAGATGCAGTCGAAATCAATCGCGATTGCGCAAAGCATCTGGTTCAGGCCTGCGACAACTTTGTCATAAGAGACTTCCTGAGCCTTACGCCTGAACCCTATTACGACCGGGTCGTGATGAATCCACCATTCACGAAAAACCAAGACATTGATCATGTTCGCCATGCCATCCAGTTCGTCCGACCCGGCGGGCGGCTCGTCGCCATCATGGCGGGAAATGCTGAGCGCAAGTCATTCACGGCCATGACGGATGACATGGGAGACGACGAAGTTACAATATCCATGCTTCCCGATGGCTCATTTAAAGAAGCAGGAACATCAGCAAGAACATTACTTATAATCATTCACAAAAAAAATCTAAAATCATGA
- a CDS encoding ribbon-helix-helix domain-containing protein, which yields MVTVSNTGRAPGKTQISISLPQSLVERIDQLAEEENRNRSNFIATHLERLADSSATRKNNAAPARPRS from the coding sequence ATGGTTACAGTATCCAACACGGGCCGGGCTCCCGGAAAAACCCAAATCTCGATCAGTCTCCCTCAGTCCCTCGTGGAGCGCATCGACCAACTCGCCGAGGAGGAAAACCGCAACCGGTCCAACTTCATCGCCACCCACCTTGAGCGGCTCGCCGATAGCTCGGCTACCCGGAAAAACAACGCAGCGCCTGCCCGGCCCCGCTCCTAG
- a CDS encoding transposase family protein, translated as MAKRSPGRLTQRWIPARDVAERFGVSQRTVSRWTREQGRFGEYLLLEGGELRLHKGRVEAWEARHTVSPVNTPASVGA; from the coding sequence ATGGCTAAACGATCTCCAGGAAGGCTGACGCAGCGGTGGATCCCGGCGAGGGACGTCGCCGAGCGGTTCGGGGTGAGCCAGCGGACCGTTTCGCGGTGGACCCGCGAGCAAGGACGCTTTGGCGAGTACCTGCTCCTCGAAGGCGGGGAGCTGAGGCTGCACAAGGGGCGCGTCGAAGCCTGGGAGGCCCGGCACACCGTGTCACCCGTCAACACACCGGCGTCCGTGGGGGCGTGA
- a CDS encoding toprim domain-containing protein has protein sequence MIDAAEVNRLMAVNMRAFCETFFPQGILRGKEWCVGNVQGDRGDSMSICLEGSRAGTYIDNNPASDLKPGTPIDLYMQHKGIVDFRKAFVDCKDWLGRIGVLREDVIPRHVAGIPAHHKVAREAVKVACDWNPLREGSVAWKYLTEERFISPDALKAWKVGESPVWFAEAKKKVSAIAFPAYSADGEELLMAKYLGVERPDGKKLVRSNKAAEYHLLGMHACDPAKKTLVICEGEIDALTFITEGINAVSVPFGAKGDNKGNAWVENDWEWLEPWQDIVLAMDGDEAGRVAEAALLARIGKERCRALRWPSGIKDANDAALNTEPLGPLVDAAEAFDPEDLKRARDFEKAIYEEFYPPNDELPGLPVPWKGDHFPFRFRWGETTLWTGYSKHGKTVCQTFCAVHQAAAFGERVAIASLEMPAKKTLKNALRMVMGRSKPEVQGEFSPALWREGISWLNDHFFIYDRVGEVKVDDVLATFAYCVRRYGVRVFIIDSLMKLDVQEDDHEGQKQAMNKITAFAKDYGAHVHIVAHCKKSTEKRPEEKHWPRKHDVNGSVHLTNLPDNIVAVWRNRLKEMDLARLEAMPDHTAGQEAEKRVEMENLMKKEDAIFLVLGQRDGDGEEPVLRLFFDVGASWQYGDEPNFDPRNFLSTAK, from the coding sequence GTGATTGATGCGGCTGAAGTCAACCGCCTGATGGCGGTAAATATGCGGGCGTTTTGTGAGACGTTCTTCCCGCAGGGAATCCTGCGCGGGAAGGAGTGGTGTGTCGGTAACGTACAGGGAGACAGGGGTGACTCGATGAGTATCTGCCTGGAGGGCTCCCGGGCGGGAACCTACATCGACAATAACCCGGCCTCGGACCTCAAGCCGGGGACGCCTATCGACCTGTACATGCAGCACAAGGGCATTGTCGATTTCCGGAAGGCCTTTGTGGACTGCAAAGACTGGCTCGGCCGAATCGGGGTGCTGCGGGAAGATGTTATCCCCCGGCATGTGGCTGGGATCCCCGCGCACCACAAGGTCGCGCGCGAGGCGGTCAAGGTGGCCTGTGACTGGAACCCGCTGCGTGAAGGCTCGGTCGCGTGGAAGTATTTGACCGAGGAACGCTTTATCTCTCCCGATGCGCTGAAGGCGTGGAAGGTTGGCGAGAGCCCGGTCTGGTTTGCCGAGGCGAAGAAGAAGGTGTCGGCCATAGCCTTTCCGGCCTACTCGGCCGACGGCGAGGAACTGCTGATGGCAAAGTATCTCGGGGTTGAGCGGCCGGACGGCAAGAAGCTGGTGCGGTCCAATAAGGCGGCCGAGTATCACCTGCTCGGGATGCACGCCTGCGACCCGGCTAAGAAAACGCTTGTCATCTGCGAGGGAGAAATTGACGCGCTCACCTTCATCACTGAAGGCATCAATGCCGTGTCGGTGCCCTTCGGGGCGAAGGGTGACAATAAGGGTAATGCCTGGGTAGAAAACGACTGGGAATGGCTGGAGCCGTGGCAGGACATCGTGCTGGCCATGGACGGGGATGAAGCCGGGCGGGTGGCCGAGGCCGCCCTGCTCGCTCGAATCGGCAAAGAACGCTGCCGAGCCCTGCGGTGGCCGTCGGGCATCAAGGATGCAAACGACGCGGCCCTGAACACTGAGCCGCTCGGGCCACTGGTGGACGCGGCCGAGGCCTTCGACCCGGAGGATCTGAAGCGAGCCCGTGATTTCGAGAAAGCGATCTATGAGGAATTTTACCCACCCAATGATGAGCTCCCCGGGCTGCCGGTGCCATGGAAGGGAGACCACTTTCCTTTCCGGTTTCGGTGGGGAGAGACGACGCTGTGGACCGGCTACTCGAAGCACGGGAAAACGGTATGCCAGACCTTTTGCGCAGTCCATCAGGCGGCGGCATTTGGGGAACGGGTGGCTATCGCTTCGCTGGAAATGCCGGCGAAGAAGACACTCAAAAATGCCCTGCGCATGGTGATGGGTCGATCAAAGCCAGAGGTGCAGGGCGAGTTCTCCCCTGCCCTGTGGCGCGAGGGAATCTCGTGGCTCAATGATCACTTTTTCATCTATGACCGCGTCGGTGAGGTGAAGGTGGACGATGTGCTGGCGACGTTCGCCTACTGTGTGCGGCGGTACGGGGTGCGGGTATTCATCATCGACTCGCTGATGAAGCTCGACGTGCAGGAGGACGACCACGAGGGACAGAAGCAGGCCATGAATAAAATCACGGCCTTTGCCAAAGACTACGGGGCGCACGTCCACATCGTCGCCCACTGTAAAAAATCGACCGAGAAGCGTCCGGAGGAAAAGCATTGGCCGAGAAAGCACGACGTCAACGGCTCGGTCCACCTGACGAACCTCCCGGACAACATCGTCGCGGTGTGGCGAAACCGCCTGAAGGAAATGGATCTGGCAAGGCTAGAGGCCATGCCCGACCACACGGCGGGGCAGGAGGCCGAGAAGCGCGTCGAAATGGAAAATCTGATGAAGAAGGAAGATGCGATCTTTCTTGTGCTCGGCCAGCGCGACGGGGACGGCGAGGAGCCGGTCTTGCGCCTGTTCTTCGACGTGGGCGCGAGCTGGCAATACGGCGACGAGCCGAACTTCGACCCCCGAAATTTTCTATCAACCGCAAAATAA
- a CDS encoding DHHA1 domain-containing protein encodes MKNTVVLYHDDLDGFAGAFAAWLKLRDTAEYRPIQYHETEPDLDTLPTGPEASVIYIDICPSLPFLEQLDQVVGQVLVLDHHVTRKEDIERFGVYGDDLSGCGVAWRHFHPGEPLPWVIECAQAYDLWQWTEEQRALAEYVKIWDRKFSVWEFAMASSRSEAGRVGSFFLGHLRWLAGQQAEKAVRGRLKLTKPEAIVYAVECSSVEMINAVGEAILEKYPDADIAMMYRFAVDGAESYSFRSRVSDEDVDVGELAKQFGGGGHKCAAGCRNDSYQFGPLGDFIELSDQEESEG; translated from the coding sequence ATGAAAAACACTGTAGTTCTCTACCATGACGATCTTGACGGCTTCGCGGGCGCGTTTGCGGCCTGGCTCAAGCTGCGCGACACGGCCGAGTATCGGCCGATTCAGTATCACGAAACTGAACCCGATCTCGACACGCTGCCGACGGGGCCGGAGGCGAGCGTCATCTACATCGACATTTGCCCTTCTCTTCCCTTTTTGGAGCAGCTCGACCAGGTGGTCGGCCAAGTGCTGGTGCTCGATCACCATGTTACCCGCAAAGAGGACATCGAGCGATTCGGGGTCTACGGGGACGACCTGTCAGGATGCGGGGTGGCCTGGAGGCACTTTCATCCGGGCGAGCCGCTGCCGTGGGTTATCGAATGTGCGCAGGCCTACGACCTGTGGCAGTGGACCGAGGAGCAGCGAGCGCTGGCCGAGTACGTGAAGATCTGGGATCGTAAATTCAGCGTCTGGGAGTTCGCGATGGCATCTTCACGCAGTGAGGCTGGCCGGGTCGGCTCATTTTTCCTCGGGCATCTTCGCTGGCTGGCAGGACAACAGGCTGAAAAGGCGGTGCGCGGGCGGCTGAAGCTGACCAAGCCTGAGGCGATTGTGTACGCAGTCGAGTGCTCCTCGGTTGAAATGATCAACGCGGTCGGAGAAGCGATCCTTGAAAAGTATCCCGATGCGGACATTGCGATGATGTATCGCTTCGCGGTGGACGGTGCCGAAAGCTACTCTTTCCGGTCGCGGGTTTCGGATGAGGACGTGGATGTGGGTGAGCTGGCTAAGCAATTTGGCGGCGGCGGGCACAAATGCGCGGCCGGGTGTAGGAATGATAGCTACCAGTTCGGGCCGCTTGGCGACTTCATCGAGCTATCCGATCAGGAGGAGTCCGAAGGTTGA